In the genome of Vicia villosa cultivar HV-30 ecotype Madison, WI linkage group LG7, Vvil1.0, whole genome shotgun sequence, one region contains:
- the LOC131619579 gene encoding uncharacterized protein LOC131619579, with translation MESKKAIILILGLMAMVLVFSFEVSARVLTEPSSNTKMEYVEKLNDDYGGYPMNGGLGNSLPTGGGLGNPLSTGGGLAQSFLRDRPSVGGIRNSLSNDFDLLLEFLRDRQGRPEAGATCSNAQGPQ, from the exons atggaaTCGAAAAAAGCAATAATCCTCATCCTTGGCCTTATGGCTATGGTTCTTGTTTTCTCCTTTGAGGTGTCAGCTAGAGTCCTCACTGAACCATCCTCCAATACCAAAATGG AATATGTTGAAAAGCTGAATGATGACTACGGAGGTTATCCGATGAATGGTGGTCTGGGTAATTCTCTGCCTACTGGTGGTGGTCTTGGTAATCCTCTGTCTACTGGCGGTGGTCTTGCTCAGAGTTTTTTGCGTGATCGTCCTAGTGTTGGTGGTATTCGTAATTCTCTGTCTAATGACTTTGATCTTCTTCTGGAATTTTTGCGTGATCGTCAGGGCCGGCCCGAAGCAGGTGCAACCTGCTCTAATGCACAGGGCCCCCAATAA
- the LOC131617687 gene encoding uncharacterized protein LOC131617687, translated as MESKKAIILILGLMAMVLVFSFEVSARVLTEPSSNTKMEYVEKLNDDYGGYPMNGGLGNSLPTGGGLGNPLSTGGGLAQSFLRDRPSVGGIRNSLSNDFDLLLEFLRDRPSLGGLVGRKTKIDNTRN; from the exons atggaaTCGAAAAAAGCAATAATCCTCATCCTTGGCCTTATGGCTATGGTTCTTGTTTTCTCCTTTGAGGTGTCAGCTAGAGTCCTCACTGAACCATCCTCCAATACCAAAATGG AATATGTTGAAAAGCTGAATGATGACTACGGAGGTTATCCGATGAATGGTGGTCTGGGTAATTCTCTGCCTACTGGTGGTGGTCTTGGTAATCCTCTGTCTACTGGCGGTGGTCTTGCTCAGAGTTTTTTGCGTGATCGTCCTAGTGTTGGTGGTATTCGTAATTCTCTGTCTAATGACTTTGATCTTCTTCTGGAATTTTTGCGTGATCGTCCTAGTCTTGGTGGTCTTGTTGGCAGGAAAACTAAAATAGACAACACTCGTAACTAA